A region of Dioscorea cayenensis subsp. rotundata cultivar TDr96_F1 chromosome 5, TDr96_F1_v2_PseudoChromosome.rev07_lg8_w22 25.fasta, whole genome shotgun sequence DNA encodes the following proteins:
- the LOC120262351 gene encoding uncharacterized protein LOC120262351 isoform X1, translated as MLVSRSLSAWISRVLACMGGCLGCCTKPTPIIAVDEPSKGLRIQGRTVKKPSISEDFWSTSTYEMENSGVQSQRSVSSISTSAQTLDAGSGSSSNPAEFVNHGLLLWNQIRQQWVGTRRPENQLQQVKEPKLSSWNATYDSLLGTNKPFPQPIPLSEMVDFLVDVWEQEGMYD; from the exons ATGCTCGTCTCCCGATCTCTCTCCGCTTGGATCTCCCGAGTTCTTGCCTGCATGGG AGGTTGTCTTGGATGCTGTACTAAGCCCACTCCAATCATTGCAGTGGATGAACCTTCAAAAGGTTTGAGAATTCAGGGCCGAACAGTTAAAAAGCCTAGTATATCTGAGGACTTTTGGAGTACAAGCACATATGAGATGGAGAACAGTGGAGTTCAGTCTCAGAGGAGTGTTTCTTCAATTAGCACATCAGCACAAACCCTTGATGCTGGGTCAGGAAGCTCTAGCAACCCTGCTGAGTTTGTGAACCACG GTCTTCTTCTTTGGAATCAAATCAGACAACAATGGGTTGGAACTAGAAGGCCGGAGAACCAATTGCAACAAGTCAAGGAACCTAAGTTAAG caGCTGGAATGCTACGTATGACAGTTTGTTGGGCACGAATAAGCCATTCCCACAACCTATCCCGCTTTCC GAAATGGTGGATTTCCTTGTGGATGTCTGGGAGCAGGAGGGTATGTATGACTAG
- the LOC120262351 gene encoding uncharacterized protein LOC120262351 isoform X2: MLVSRSLSAWISRVLACMGGCLGCCTKPTPIIAVDEPSKGLRIQGRTVKKPSISEDFWSTSTYEMENSGVQSQRSVSSISTSAQTLDAGSGSSSNPAEFVNHGLLLWNQIRQQWVGTRRPENQLQQVKEPKLSWNATYDSLLGTNKPFPQPIPLSEMVDFLVDVWEQEGMYD; this comes from the exons ATGCTCGTCTCCCGATCTCTCTCCGCTTGGATCTCCCGAGTTCTTGCCTGCATGGG AGGTTGTCTTGGATGCTGTACTAAGCCCACTCCAATCATTGCAGTGGATGAACCTTCAAAAGGTTTGAGAATTCAGGGCCGAACAGTTAAAAAGCCTAGTATATCTGAGGACTTTTGGAGTACAAGCACATATGAGATGGAGAACAGTGGAGTTCAGTCTCAGAGGAGTGTTTCTTCAATTAGCACATCAGCACAAACCCTTGATGCTGGGTCAGGAAGCTCTAGCAACCCTGCTGAGTTTGTGAACCACG GTCTTCTTCTTTGGAATCAAATCAGACAACAATGGGTTGGAACTAGAAGGCCGGAGAACCAATTGCAACAAGTCAAGGAACCTAAGTTAAG CTGGAATGCTACGTATGACAGTTTGTTGGGCACGAATAAGCCATTCCCACAACCTATCCCGCTTTCC GAAATGGTGGATTTCCTTGTGGATGTCTGGGAGCAGGAGGGTATGTATGACTAG